The Pyrenophora tritici-repentis strain M4 chromosome 2, whole genome shotgun sequence genome window below encodes:
- a CDS encoding Med9 multi-domain protein: MSGAATPYATASARASVAPTGAATPAPPPPPTETTPTLPPPSTFDILPDLHKLLKRILETPSHPPASTPTPAQLSAEGPLEIQHVATAANDIRLKIQKARRAVTSLPGIDRTCEDQEEEIEDLEMRIARLKASLRELGQPTAQTEDGDGDQSMTG; this comes from the coding sequence ATGTCAGGAGCAGCTACACCGTACGCGACGGCTTCCGCGCGAGCCTCTGTTGCCCCCACGGGTGCTGCGACACCAGCTCCACCGCCGCCACCCACCGAGACTACCCCAACCCTCCCTCCGCCGTCTACCTTTGACATACTCCCCGACCTTCACAAGCTCCTCAAGCGCATACTAGAGACACCCTCTCACCCACCAGCTTCAACCCCCACGCCCGCCCAACTCTCAGCAGAAGGCCCGCTCGAAATCCAACATGTCGCAACAGCTGCCAATGACATCCGTCTCAAGATACAAAAGGCACGACGCGCCGTAACATCCCTGCCGGGTATCGACCGTACCTGTGaagatcaagaagaagagatTGAGGATCTGGAGATGCGTATTGCGCGACTCAAGGCGTCATTGAGGGAGCTGGGCCAACCCACTGCTCAGACtgaggatggagatggagacCAGAGTATGACTGGCTGA
- a CDS encoding 2,3-bisphosphoglycerate-independent phosphoglycerate mutase, producing MAKVDQKTVLIVIDGWGVATEKSRKDGDAILAADTPTMDEFAKDGSKTAQGYTELEASSLAVGLPEGLMGNSEVGHLNIGAGRVVWQDSVRIGQTIKNGKLKDVDTIKKSFQRAIDGNGRLHFCGLVSDGGVHSHMDHLIALLKVAKDQGVPKAYIHFFGDGRDTDPKSAVGYMETLLKATKEIGLGEIATVVGRYYIMDRDKRWDRVEIGMKGLVTGEGEESNDPVATIKERYAKDENDEFLKPIIVGGKERRIQDDDTVFFFNYRSDRVREITQLLGDVDRSPKPDFPYPKNIDITTMTSYNPKYTFNIAFEPQRMTDVLAETLGKQGVKQCHVAETEKYAHVTFFFNGGVEKQFENEEREMVPSPKVATYDLEPKMSAMAVAEKLCERIRTGKFEFLMNNFAPPDMVGHTGVYKAAIEACTETDKAIKRVYDQCKESGYVMFVTADHGNAEEMLTEEGTPKTSHTTNKVPFVMANAPEGWSLKKTDGVLGDVAPTLLATMGLQQPEDMDGHSLLIKS from the exons ATGGCAAAAGTTGACCAAAAGACAGTCCTCATCGTCATCGACGGCTGGGGTGTTGCGACTGAGAAGTCGCGCAAAGATGGCGATGCTATCCTCGCGGCCGACACGCCTACTATGGACGAGTTCGCCAAGGACGGATCCAAAACCGCTCAGGGCTACACCGAACTCGAGGCCTCCTCTCTCGCCGTCGGACTTCCAGAGGGTCTCATGGGCAACAGCGAGGTTGGTCACTTGAACATCGGCGCGGGACGAGTTGTATGGCAAGACTCTGTTCGTATCGGCCAAACGATCAAGAACGGGAAGTTGAAGGATGTCGATACCATCAAAAAGTCATTCCAGCGCGCCATCGACGGTAATGGAAGACTCCACTTCTGCGGTCTGGTCTCCGACGGTGGTGTCCACTCTCACATGGACCATTTGATTGCGCTCCTCAAGGTTGCAAAGGACCAGGGCGTCCCAAAAGCGTACATCCACTTCTTCGGTGATGGCCGAGATACCGACCCCAAGTCAGCAGTTGGATACATGGAGACACTGCTGAAAGCGACCAAGGAGATCGGACTTGGTGAGATTGCAACAGTCGTTGGCCGATACTACATCATGGACCGCGACAAGAGGTGGGATCGAGTCGAAATAGGCATGAAGGGCCTGGTTACTGGAGAGGGAGAGGAAAGCAACGACCCAGTCGCAACCATCAAGGAGCGATACGCAAAGGACGAGAATGACGAGTTCTTGAAACCCATTATTGTCGGTGGAAAAGAGCGGAGAATACAAG ATGACGACActgtcttcttcttcaacTACCGCTCCGACCGCGTTCGCGAAATCACTCAATTGCTCGGCGATGTCGACCGCTCACCCAAGCCCGACTTCCCTTACCCCAAGAACATTGACATTACGACAATGACCTCATACAACCCCAAATACACATTCAACATCGCTTTTGAGCCCCAGCGGATGACCGATGTCCTTGCTGAGACACTCGGAAAGCAGGGCGTCAAGCAGTGTCACGTTGCGGAAACTGAAAAGTATGCGCACGTTACCTTCTTCTTCAACGGTGGTGTAGAGAAGCAGTTTGAGAACGAGGAGCGTGAGATGGTTCCTTCGCCCAAGGTAGCCACGTACGATTTGGAGCCGAAGATGAGCGCCATGGCTGTTGCCGAAAAGCTCTGTGAGCGAATTCGAACTGGCAAGTTTGAGTTCCTCATGAACAACTTTGCACCACCAGACATGGTTGGCCACACTGGTGTTTATAAGGCAGCGATTGAGGCATGCACAGAGACAGACAAGGCTATCAAGAGGGTCTACGATCAGTGCAAAGAGAGCGGATACGTTATGTTCGTTACTGCTGATCACGG TAACGCTGAGGAGATGCTCACTGAAGAGGGCACACCCAAGACTTCTCACACGACTAACAAGGTTCCTTTCGTCATGGCTAACGCCCCTGAGGGTTGGAGCCTGAAGAAGACGGACGGCGTGCTTGGTGACGTGGCGCCGACACTGCTTGCGACAATGGGTCTTCAGCAGCCTGAAGACATGGACGGACACAGCTTGCTCATCAAGTCGTAA
- a CDS encoding UbiH, 2-polyprenyl-6-methoxyphenol hydroxylase and related FAD-dependent oxidoreductase has protein sequence MVASPTKPYSLAIIGGGISGLTLAITLLQYNIPFIIYEAAPHFGEIGAGVALGPNAGLAMKLMSPAIFDAFVKCRTENVGSKLDAWFTIRVGDIRKADKDGFVKPGKKVGDELFDVWMPPGGDRGGVYRATFLDELVKHVPDSHVKFKKRFKDMREAEDGSGDMVVQFEDGTTAQHSAVIGCDGIKSMTRKWLLGKDHPAANAVFSGKYAYRGLIPMNDAIEMLGEDAARNSQMYLGYQGHLLTFPIEHGKTMNVVAFSSRETWDDEKWVINTSKQAMEAEFDGWGPHVQKIIGAMQKPDIWALFMHPPCETYTKGRVCLVGDAAHATTPHQGAGAGMCIEDSYIMANLIKEADNADDLKKAFAAFDQVRRKRTQENVQRSYENGKMYQFEQYGDDLDRIERAYAEKMKWVWDIDLEAHLAQAKKIMREQ, from the exons ATGGTCGCCTCCCCTACAAAACCCTACTCCCTCGCCATAATAGGCGGCGGCATATCCGGCCTCACACTCGCCATAACCCTCCTGCAATACAACATCCCCTTCATCATCTACGAAGCCGCGCCGCATTTTGGCGAGATAGGCGCCGGCGTGGCCCTCGGGCCCAACGCCGGCCTAGCAATGAAACTAATGTCACCCGCAATCTTCGACGCCTTTGTAAAATGCAGAACAGAAAACGTCGGCTCCAAGCTCGACGCCTGGTTCACCATCCGCGTGGGCGACATCCGAAAAGCAGACAAAGACGGGTTTGTGAAGCCCGGGAAAAAAGTTGGTGACGAGCTATTCGATGTGTGGATGCCGCCGGGTGGGGATAGGGGAGGCGTGTATAGAGCCACGTTTTTGGATGAGCTGGTCAAGCATGTGCCGGATAGTCATGTCAAGTTTAAAAAGAGGTTCAAGGATATGCGGGAGGCAGAGGATGGGTCGGGCGATATGGTGGTGCAGTTTGAGGATGGGACTACCGCGCAGCATAGTGCTGTTATTGGGTGCGATGGAATTAAATCAATGACGCGCAAGTGGTTGCTGGGGAAGGATCATCCTGCTGCCAACGCAGTTTTCTCAGGCAAATATGCGTATAGGGGTCTTATTCCCATGAACGATGCGATCGAGATGCTGGGTGAGGATGCGGCTCGTAATAGTCAGATGTACCTAGGGTATCAGGGTCATTTGCTCACTTTTCCAATTGAGCATGGGAAGACGATGAACG TCGTAGCGTTCTCCTCCCGCGAAACCTGGGACGACGAGAAATGGGTTATCAACACATCCAAACAAGCCATGGAAGCCGAATTCGACGGCTGGGGCCCACACGTCCAGAAAATCATCGGTGCAATGCAAAAACCCGACATTTGGGCCCTGTTCATGCACCCGCCTTGTGAGACCTACACCAAAGGCCGCGTGTGCCTTGTAGGCGACGCGGCACATGCGACTACCCCTCATCAAGGCGCAGGGGCGGGCATGTGCATAGAAGACAGCTATATCATGGCGAACTTGATTAAGGAGGCGGATAACGCGGATGATTTGAAAAAAGCTTTTGCGGCATTTGACCAGGTGCGAAGGAAAAGAACGCAAGAGAATGTGCAGAGAAGTTATGAGAATGGTAAGATGTACCAGTTTGAGCAGTATGGGGACGATTTAGATAGAATTGAGAGGGCGTATGCCGAGAAGATGAAGTGGGTATGGGATATTGACCTTGAGGCGCACTTGGCGCAGGCGAAGAAGATTATGCGGGAACAGTAA
- a CDS encoding SPS1, Serine-threonine protein kinase produces MATKTSNGGSGAQTPQTAAQVQPCRYKTGKTLGAGSYSVVKECVHIDTGRYYAAKVINKRLMAGREHMVRNEIAVLKRVSMGHRNILTLVDYFETMNNLYLVTDLALGGELFDRICRKGNYYESDAGDLIRATLSAVAYLHDHGIVHRDLKPENLLFRTPEDNADLLIADFGLSRIMDEEQFHVLTTTCGTPGYMAPEIFRKTGHGKPVDIWAIGVITYFLLCGYTPFDRDSNLEEMQAILVADYSFTPLEYWRGVSLTAREFIRRCLTVDPATRMTAHEALSHPWITELGKNNADGEEDLLPTVKKNFNARRTLHAAIDTIRAINQLRAGGAAGMMDGGRSHEPRRGAPHANIPQPAEEPDDPMEIDSRGNGHGQTEEMIQEQERRIRETQQGLWGKR; encoded by the exons ATGGCGACGAAGACTTCCAACGGCGGTTCTGGAGCACAAACACCTCAGACCGCAGCCCAAGTGCAGCCTTGTAGATACAAGACGGGGAAAACACTAGGTGCAGGCAGCTACTCGGTAGTGAAGGAGTGCGTGCACATCGATACGGGGAGATATTATGCTGCGAAAGTCATCAACAAGCGACTCATGGCTGGCCGAGAACACATG GTCAGGAATGAGATCGCGGTCCTTAAGAGGGTCTCTATGGGTCATAGGAACATCCTGACGCTGGTCGACTACTTCGAGACCATGAACAATC TTTATCTCGTTACCGACCTCGCGCTGGGAGGCGAACTCTTCGACCGCATTTGTCGCAAAGGCAACTACTACGAGTCCGATGCTGGCGACCTCATTCGGGCCACGCTTTCCGCTGTCGCATACCTTCACGACCACGGCATCGTACATCGAGATTTGAAGCCAGAGAACTTGCTGTTCCGAACACCAGAGGATAACGCTGATTTGTTGATTGCTGACTTTGGCCTGTCTCGCATCATGGACGAGGAACAATTCCATGTTCTAACCACAACGTGCGGAACTCCAGGATACATGGCACCTGAGATTTTTAGAAAGACTGGCCACGGCAAGCCAGT TGATATCTGGGCTATTGGTGTTATCACGTACTTCCTTCTCTGCGGCTACACTCCTTTCGACCGCGATAGCAATCTCGAGGAGATGCAGGCCATCTTGGTCGCCGACTACTCCTTCACGCCTCTGGAATACTGGCGAGGCGTATCCCTTACCGCGCGCGAGTTCATCCGCCGATGCCTGACTGTCGACCCTGCTACACGAATGACCGCCCACGAGGCCCTCTCCCACCCTTGGATCACAGAGCTGGGCAAGAACAACGCAGATGGAGAGGAGGATCTGCTACCTACCGTCAAGAAGAACTTCAACGCGAGACGCACACTACACGCTGCCATCGACACGATCCGTGCTATCAACCAGCTGAGAGCAGGTGGCGCTGCCGGTATGATGGATGGTGGACGATCACACGAGCCACGAAGAGGCGCACCTCACGCCAACATCCCGCAGCCGGCAGAAGAGCCCGATGACCCAATGGAGATTGACAGCAGAGGAAATGGTCACGGTCAGACGGAGGAGATGATTCAGGAACAAGAGCGGAGGATTCGAGAGACACAACAGGGTCTGTGGGGGAAACGATAG
- a CDS encoding Abhydrolase-1 multi-domain protein, protein MIQAAKILEQRSHLIPGKLRVTEHFFQVPRDYSNPSAGTIQLFARSALKVEKPADYVPSIYLDRSKKQIPWLIYLQGGPGFECRPPQNVSWTNAILDKGYQVLLLDQRGTGLSNAISQSSLQLRGDEKVQAEYMKSFRADSIVKDCEAVRKALTADYPEEKKKWSIMGQSFGGFCCATYLSFYPEGVKEAFLFGGLPPLRDGPDDVYERLYARVKSRNEGYYKKYPEDIERVKRIVKLLSRFGDTTVRVQGGEGFLSARRFLQLGIYFGKHGGFDDVHDFVLRADTDLNQFGHLTRPTVLALEAAQSWDTNVIYALLHEPIYCQGTAANWSAERLLPKYPEFSLSRVDSDDPVFFTGEMIYPFMFDCYPELAKLKTVGMLLAEEKDWPELYDVDQLKKNEVPVYAAVYTDDMYVDFDLSVETANTIKGCKMFVTNMMYHNGISAKTDEVLKQIFTLRDDVID, encoded by the exons ATGATTCAAGCAGCAAAGATTCTCGAACAGAGGAGTCACCTCATACCTG GCAAGCTCCGGGTCACCGAGCACTTCTTCCAGGTACCCCGTGACTACT CCAACCCCTCTGCGGGAACAATCCAACTGTTCGCGCGCTCAGCGCTTAAAGTGGAGAAACCGGCAGATTACGTTCCTTCTATTTATCTGGATCGCTCGAAGAAGCAGATACCATGGCTCATCTACCTTCAAGGCGGACCTGGTTTTGAATGCCGTCCACCACAGAATGTATCCTGGACCAACGCTATCCTCGATAAAGGCTATCAAGTGCTTTTGTTAGACCAACGCGGGACGGGTCTGTCAAACGCAATCAGCCAGTCCAGTCTCCAGTTAAGAGGCGATGAGAAGGTTCAAGCTGAATACATGAAGAGCTTCAGAGCCGATAGCATAGTCAAGGATTGTGAGGCAGTGCGCAAAGCGTTGACTGCTGATTACCccgaagagaagaagaagtggaGTATCATGGGACAGAGCTTTGGAGGGTTTTGCTGTGCCACATATCTATCTTTCTACCCCGAAGGAGTCAAAGAAGCTTTCCTTTTTGGTGGTCTACCGCCTCTAAGAGATGGGCCCGATGATGTATACGAACGACTGTATGCACGCGTTAAGAGTAGGAACGAGGGCTACTACAAAAAGTATCCTGAAGATATTGAGCGAGTCAAACGTATTGTCAAACTTCTCTCACGCTTTGGCGACACAACCGTCCGTGTGCAAGGTGGCGAAGGCTTTCTCTCGGCTCGTCGGTTCTTGCAACTTGGAATCTACTTTGGCAAGCACGGTGGCTTCGACGATGTACACGACTTTGTTCTACGTGCTGACACCGATTTGAATCAATTCGGGCATTTGACGCGCCCTACTGTTCTCGCGCTGGAAGCAGCACAGAGTTGGGATACAAACGTCATCTACGCACTGCTTCACGAGCCAATATACTGCCAAGGTACCGCAGCAAACTGGTCCGCTGAACGACTTCTCCCCAAGTACCCAGAGTTCTCGCTCTCCCGTGTTGACAGCGACGATCCCGTCTTCTTCACAGGCGAAATGATCTACCCTTTCATGTTTGACTGCTACCCAGAGCTTGCCAAGCTCAAGACAGTCGGTATGCTCCTGGCTGAAGAAAAAGACTGGCCGGAACTCTACGACGTGGACCAGTTGAAGAAGAATGAGGTACCGGTCTATGCGGCCGTTTACACTGATGACATGTATGTGGACTTTGATCTAAGTGTGGAGACGGCCAACACGATCAAGGGATGCAAGATGTTTGTCACGAATATGATGTATCACAACGGCATCAGTGCCAAGACGGATGAGGTGttgaagcagatattcactctGAGGGATGATGTTATCGACTGA
- a CDS encoding DUF4110 multi-domain protein, whose protein sequence is MAKDKKKAAAGGKAAAKAAKAAKQEKKAGKKDKKVASKTAEIDSDAEDVDLDAILAQYAKEQEQHHAITEIAAEPPSARTSCTLIASPANENEIFLFGGEYFNGATAKFFNDLMIYNIKQDAWKQVTSPNSPLPRSGHAWCRAANTKDIYLFGGEFSSPKQGTFYHYNDFWKLDPTNREWTRMEGKSKTAAPPARSGHRMVGFKQYIILFGGFQDTSATTKYLNDLWIYDCVNFSWHTPKLQAARAVPDARSSFTLLPHDQGAVIYGGYSRVKTQAGGKQQQQGKGKKTSSGGPASRMVLKPKVHEDTWFIRITPPPSDQASTTPPTVSWEKRKKPANAPNPPRAGATMAYHKGRGVLFGGVHDVEESEEGIDSEFFNQLFIWNIERNRYMPLTLRRPKLNANKKAAQQANVNRRDRGKAAEEELLANLKALEMKAGVHSAGDADSDSDNEKVKQEDEDEDTRPEKPKIFEFPHPRFNAALTVQADTLYIYGGTYEKGDREYTFDELWKLISALTDTLPHPRPFESLRDFYARTSEAWQSLILEELASKGKNAEKSPKEIKKMGFERAEEKWWDCREEIRALEDEQEAAGIGEVVSLEGKDAGGGVGRRR, encoded by the exons ATGGCCAAGGATAAGAAGAAAGCGGCAGCAGGAGGCAAGGCTGCAGCCAAAGCCGCAAAAGCTGCCAAGCAAGAGAAGAAGGCAGGCAAAAAAGACAAAAAGGTCGCATCCAAGACTGCAGAGATCGATTCTGATGCCGAAGACGTCGATCTCGATGCCATTCTAGCACAGTACGCAAAAGAGCAGGAGCAACACCACGCCATCACTGAGATAGCGGCTGAGCCGCCATCAGCACGAACATCATGCACCCTCATCGCCAGCCCAGCCAACGAGAACGAAATCTTCTTGTTTGGCGGCGAGTACTTCAATGGAGCTACTGCAAAGTTCTTTAATGACCTTATGATTTACAACATCAAGCAGGATGCGTGGAAGCAAGTCACGAGTCCCAACTCGCCACTTCCTCGCTCGGGACATGCGTGGTGCCGTGCGGCAAACACCAAAGATATCTATCTGTTTGGTGGGGAGTTCAGTTCGCCAAAACAAGGTACCTTTTACCACTACAACGACTTCTGGAAGCTGGACCCGACGAATAGGGAATGGACGCGTATGGAGGGCAAGAGTAAGACGGCTGCACCGCCGGCGCGGAGTGGACATCGTATGGTTGGGTTTAAACAGTACATCATCTTATTCGGAGGATTCCAGGATACATCTGCAACGACCAAGTACTTGAACGACTTGTGGATCTACGACTGTGTGAACTTCTCCTGGCACACGCCAAAACTCCAGGCAGCTCGTGCTGTACCAGATGCACGATCGAGCTTCACGTTACTGCCACACGATCAAGGTGCCGTCATCTACGGCGGTTACTCGCGCGTCAAGACCCAAGCCGGCGGTAAGCAACAACAGCAAGGCAAAGGAAAGAAGACCAGCAGTGGCGGCCCAGCCTCACGCATGGTGCTAAAGCCAAAAGTTCACGAAGACACCTGGTTCATCCGCATCACGCCTCCCCCCTCGGACCAGGCCTCAACCACACCCCCCACCGTCTCCTGGGAAAAACGCAAGAAACCTGCAAACGCCCCCAACCCGCCCCGCGCCGGCGCCACAATGGCCTACCACAAGGGCCGCGGCGTTCTCTTCGGCGGCGTCCACGACGTCGAAGAAAGCGAGGAAGGCATCGACTCTGAATTCTTCAACCAACTCTTCATCTGGAACATTGAGCGAAACCGCTACATGCCACTTACCCTCCGCCGCCCCAAACTAAACGCAAACAAAAAAGCTGCACAGCAGGCAAACGTCAACCGGCGTGACCGCGGTAAAGCAGCAGAAGAGGAATTGCTGGCTAACCTCAAAGCCCTCGAGATGAAGGCTGGTGTACATTCCGCCGGCGACGCAGATTCGGATTCCGACAACGAAAAGGTTAAGCAGGAAGATGAGGACGAGGATACTCGTCCTGAAAAACCAAAGATCTTTGAATTTCCTCATCCCCGTTTTAACGCTGCCCTTACTGTGCAAGCGGATACCTTATACATCTACGGCGGCACGTACGAAAAGGGGGACCGGGAATACACGTTTGACGAGCTGTGGA AGCTCATATCCGCGCTCACAGACACACTGCCGCACCCGCGCCCCTTTGAATCCCTGCGAGACTTCTACGCCCGCACCTCGGAAGCGTGGCAGTCACTCATTTTGGAGGAACTTGCTTCAAAAGGTAAGAATGCTGAGAAAAGCCCCAAGGAGATTAAGAAAATGGGCTTCGAACGTGCGGAGGAGAAGTGGTGGGATTGTAGGGAGGAGATTCGTGCGTTGGAGGATGAGCAGGAGGCTGCGGGGATTGGCGAGGTTGTTAGTTTGGAAGGAAAGGATGCGGGTGGTGGAGTGGGGAGGAGGAGGTAG
- a CDS encoding HrpA, HrpA helicase: MSKEKSSVPKVGQMDGQNLELKKGKKRKRAQPANDGWSGKKGAGQLTKFDNSDDETPKPVPERETQSELPKEPENVSEPSAERPEKSSKRKKPEVAPESAKPNTKSDQKAKPRSKQSEKPRNSQQNVMVPPHLLKKRDELRLVRKTLPIWPQADAIRAALQRNNVLVLTGETGSGKSTQVPQFLVNESWCTGCIAITQPRRVAAISLARRVADEMGSLIGDKGPAARVGYSVRFDNAAGKHTKVKFLTEGMLLQEMLRDPNMSQYSAVVVDEVHERSVNVDLILGFLRNLLADRESLKTRKHPLKVVVMSATADVESLVKFFGDSQTTPNPEQAIEKPSKKDASRSDTGKVSTCYVEGRQYPVKTIYLPQPTQDWVESALKLVFQIHYKEPLPGDILVFLTGQDTIEGLEKLINDYAEGMDEEVPKLIALPLFAALPQQAQQRIFHPTPFRTRRVILATNIAETSVTVPGVRFVIDCGKSKIKQFRNRLGLESLLVKPISKSAAIQRKGRAGREAPGQCYRLYTEEGYNSMEDRTIPEILRCDLSQAILTMKARGIHDVLDFPFLDRPPREALEKALLQLLHLQALTETGAISPTGLAIAKFPLTPTLGRVLVEAAKPERDCLLDIIDVIAALSVENVFLNLVSEERKEEAEEARRDLFRREGDHITLLVTVQRFAVEEKSLRKAWCEKHFVSHRAMDNVMKIRTQLIEQCRQQKLLAADATASEGAPDEARCETILKCLLRGFIGNTARLMPDASYKTLMGNQTVAIHPSSVLFGKKVEAVVFTEFVFTGRAWARGVSVVQLGWVEEVVEGIV, translated from the coding sequence ATGTCAAAAGAAAAGAGCAGCGTACCGAAAGTGGGACAGATGGATGGGCAAAACTTAGAGTTGAAAAAAGGCAAAAAGAGGAAAAGAGCTCAGCCGGCAAATGATGGCTGGAGCGGTAAGAAGGGAGCCGGGCAGCTGACCAAGTTCGACAACTCTGATGATGAGACTCCCAAGCCTGTTCCAGAACGAGAAACGCAGAGTGAACTGCCAAAGGAACCGGAAAATGTCTCTGAACCCTCAGCTGAACGGCCGGAAAAGTCATCTAAGCGCAAGAAACCAGAAGTAGCACCAGAATCTGCAAAACCCAACACGAAGTCCGACCAAAAGGCTAAACCGAGGAGCAAGCAGTCTGAGAAACCTCGAAACTCTCAGCAAAATGTCATGGTACCACCTCATCTACTCAAGAAGCGGGATGAGTTGCGACTAGTCCGCAAAACACTTCCGATTTGGCCACAGGCGGACGCCATCAGAGCAGCGCTGCAAAGAAACAATGTACTCGTTCTCACCGGAGAAACTGGTTCCGGAAAATCGACACAAGTGCCCCAGTTCTTGGTAAATGAGTCCTGGTGTACTGGGTGCATAGCCATCACCCAACCTCGAAGAGTAGCAGCGATTTCCCTAGCACGGCGTGTTGCGGATGAAATGGGCAGCTTGATCGGCGATAAAGGACCCGCGGCCAGAGTTGGTTACAGCGTCCGTTTCGATAATGCAGCTGGGAAGCATACCAAAGTCAAGTTTTTGACGGAGGGTATGCTGCTCCAGGAGATGCTTAGAGACCCCAACATGTCGCAGTACAGTGCGGTGGTTGTGGACGAGGTTCACGAACGCAGTGTGAACGTCGATTTGATTCTTGGATTTTTGCGAAATTTGTTGGCCGATAGAGAAAGTCTCAAGACGAGAAAGCATCCGCTCAAGGTTGTGGTGATGAGTGCTACGGCCGATGTCGAGAGCCTTGTCAAGTTCTTTGGAGATAGCCAGACGACACCAAATCCGGAGCAAGCAATTGAGAAGCCAAGTAAAAAAGATGCGAGCAGGTCGGATACAGGAAAAGTGTCAACTTGCTATGTTGAGGGACGACAATATCCAGTCAAGACGATATATCTGCCACAACCAACACAAGACTGGGTCGAATCAGCCTTGAAGCTCGTGTTCCAGATACACTACAAAGAGCCGCTACCTGGAGACATCCTCGTGTTTCTCACAGGTCAGGATACCATTGAGGGTCTTGAGAAGCTCATCAATGACTATGCTGAAGGCATGGACGAGGAGGTTCCCAAACTCATCGCTCTTCCACTTTTCGCAGCCCTCCCACAGCAAGCACAACAGCGCATCTTTCACCCAACACCCTTCCGAACGCGACGAGTCATCCTCGCGACAAACATCGCAGAAACGTCCGTCACCGTCCCCGGTGTCCGCTTCGTGATCGACTGCGGAAAATCCAAAATCAAGCAATTCCGCAACCGCCTGGGTCTCGAATCACTCCTTGTAAAACCAATCTCAAAATCCGCAGCCATTCAACGCAAAGGCCGCGCCGGTCGAGAAGCCCCAGGTCAATGCTACCGCCTCTACACGGAAGAAGGCTACAACTCCATGGAAGACCGCACAATCCCCGAGATCCTCCGCTGCGACCTCAGCCAAGCCATCCTAACCATGAAAGCCCGCGGCATCCACGACGTCCTCGACTTCCCCTTCCTGGACCGACCCCCCCGCGAAGCGCTCGAAAAAGCGCTCctccaactcctccacctgcaAGCCCTCACGGAAACCGGTGCCATTAGCCCCACCGGTCTGGCCATTGCAAAATTCCCCCTCACACCCACCCTCGGCCGCGTCCTCGTCGAAGCTGCCAAACCAGAACGCGACTGCCTCCTCGACATCATCGACGTCATCGCCGCGCTCAGCGTGGAAAACGTCTTCCTGAACCTCGTGTCTGAAGAGCGCAAGGAAGAGGCTGAGGAGGCGCGGCGAGACCTTTTCCGTCGCGAAGGTGATCATATAACACTCCTCGTTACCGTCCAGCGCTTCGCCGTAGAGGAGAAATCGTTGCGGAAAGCTTGGTGCGAGAAACATTTTGTCTCGCACCGCGCTATGGATAATGTGATGAAAATTCGTACCCAACTCATCGAGCAGTGTAGACAGCAGAAGTTGCTGGCGGCTGATGCTACGGCTTCGGAGGGCGCGCCGGATGAGGCGAGGTGCGAGACTATCCTCAAGTGTTTGCTGAGGGGCTTTATAGGTAATACCGCGCGCTTGATGCCGGACGCGAGTTATAAGACGCTCATGGGGAATCAGACGGTGGCGATTCATCCGAGTTCGGTGTTGTTTGGTAAAAAGGTTGAGGCGGTGGTTTTTACAGAGTTTGTGTTTACTGGGAGGGCGTGGGCTAGGGGCGTTAGTGTTGTGCAGTTGGGGTGGGTGGAGGAGGTTGTTGAGGGGATTGTGTAG